The proteins below are encoded in one region of Brachionichthys hirsutus isolate HB-005 chromosome 12, CSIRO-AGI_Bhir_v1, whole genome shotgun sequence:
- the sema5ba gene encoding LOW QUALITY PROTEIN: semaphorin-5B (The sequence of the model RefSeq protein was modified relative to this genomic sequence to represent the inferred CDS: deleted 1 base in 1 codon), with amino-acid sequence MTASSPSSMAGLFLLLLPTVFNSAVPTTPTPSLFDPVTRPECTKKEHPKVSIQALSPWIAAFSHPGVRDFSQLTLDLTRNELIVGARNYLFRLDLSNMSLIQATEWAPDEETRRSCQSKGKTEIECQNYIRVLLVNKTEVMTCGTNAFQPLCITREVGNLSSAFERVNGVARCPYDPRHNSTAVVTESGELYAATVIDFSGRDPVIYRSLGGMPPLRTAQYNSKWLNEPHFISAYDIGLFTFFFLRENAVEHDCGKTVYSRVARVCKNDIGGRFLLEDTWTTFVKARLNCSRSGEIPFYYNELQSTFYLPEQDLIYGIFTTNVNSIAASAVCAFNLSAIAQAFNGPFRSQENPRSTWLPTPNPIHNFQCGTIGDQGPNEGLTERSLQDAQRLYLMNDVVQPESVDPLVMQDDVRFSNLVVDIVQGMDTLYHVMYIGTEYGTILKALATPNKNLQGCYLEEMELLPPGVREPILSLQILHSDRSLFVGLNDRVLKIPLERCSSYKTEALCLEARDPYCGWDSRQRRCTTLEDSSNMSQWKQNITACPLRNQTTDGVFGPWTAWQPCNNDDGADGVSSCLCRSRSCDSPATRCGGKSCEGPTIEVSNCSRNGGWTPWSSWGLCSTTCGTGFELRQRSCNNPSPRHGGRVCVGPGRDERFCNEGASCPQPIFWSPWASWTKCSTECGGGVHSRVRTCENGNSCQGCALGAGGGNGAAFGRAPDGTGGWMAWSLWSACDKSGLQMRNRPCGVQGNVPCVGNSTQRRDCNEIPVILPASGFDKEQHCGAFTSIHLIATGVSCFLGAGLLSFLIYVYCQRVHKPSQESAIIHPTTPNHLNYKGNTTPKNEKYTPMEFKTLNKNNLLPDERSNFYPAPLQQTNVYTTTYYPAALGKYDYQPNSSPSPCRTYNHSNNS; translated from the exons ATGACGGCGTCCTCGCCCTCGTCTATGGCcggcctcttcctgctcctcctacCGACTGTCTTCAACTCTGCCGTTCCGACGACCCCGACCCCGTCGTTGTTTGACCCGGTAACCCGACCAGAGTGCACGAAGAAAGAACATCCAAAGGTTTCCATTCAAG CTCTCAGTCCGTGGATCGCCGCTTTTTCCCACCCCGGCGTGAGAGACTTCTCCCAGCTCACCCTTGACCTGACTCGAAATGAGCTTATCGTGGGTGCCAG GAACTACCTGTTCAGACTGGACCTCAGCAACATGTCGCTGATACAG GCAACAGAATGGGCACCGGATGAGGAAACCAGGCGGTCCTGTCAGAGCAAAGGCAAAACAGAG ATTGAATGTCAGAACTACATCAGAGTCTTGTTGGTGAACAAGACCGAGGTCATGACCTGTGGAACTAACGCGTTCCAGCCGCTGTGCATCACCAGAGAG GTGGGCAACTTGAGCAGCGCGTTCGAGCGGGTGAACGGCGTGGCCCGCTGCCCGTACGACCCCCGCCACAACTCCACGGCGGTGGTGACGGAGAGCGGGGAGCTGTACGCCGCCACCGTCATCGACTTCTCCGGCCGCGACCCCGTCATCTACCGCAGCTTGGGAGGCATGCCGCCTCTACGGACCGCGCAGTACAACTCCAAGTGGCTGAACG AGCCCCATTTCATCTCGGCCTACGACATCGGCCTCTTCACCTTCTTCTTCCTGAGGGAGAACGCCGTGGAACACGACTGCGGGAAGACGGTGTATTCCCGCGTGGCGCGGGTCTGCAAGAACGACATCGGCGGCCGGTTCCTCCTGGAGGACACCTGGACCACGTTCGTGAAGGCGAGGCTCAACTGCTCCCGCTCGGGGGAGATCCCCTTCTACTACAACGAGCTGCAGAGCACCTTCTACCTGCCAGAGCAAGACCTCATCTACGGCATCTTCACCACCAACGT CAACAGCATCGCAGCCTCCGCCGTGTGCGCCTTCAACCTGAGCGCCATCGCCCAGGCCTTCAACGGGCCCTTCCGTTCCCAGGAAAACCCCCGCTCCACCTGGCTCCCGACTCCTAATCCCATCCACAACTTCCAG tgcgggACCATCGGTGACCAGGGTCCCAACGAGGGCTTGACGGAGCGCAGCCTGCAGGACGCCCAGAGGCTCTACCTGATGAACGACGTGGTCCAGCCCGAGTCCGTCGATCCGCTGGTCATGCAGGACGACGTTCGCTTCTCCAACCTGGTGGTGGACATCGTCCAGGGCATGGACACCCTTTACCACGTGATGTACATCGGGACAG AATATGGCACCATCCTAAAGGCATTGGCGACACCCAACAAGAACCTGCAAGGCTGCTACTTGGAGGAGATGGAGCTCCTCCCACCTGGGGTGCGAGAACCAATCCTGAGCTTGCAGATCCTGCACAGCGACAGGTCGCTGTTCGTCGGCCTTAACGACAGAGTCCTGAAGATTCCGCTGGAGAGATGCTCCAGCTACAAGACGGAGGC gcTGTGCTTGGAGGCGAGGGAC CCCTACTGCGGTTGGGACTCCAGGCAGCGTCGATGCACCACCCTGGAGGACAGCTCCAACATGAGCCAGTGGAAGCAGAACATCACCGCTTGTCCA ctgCGGAACCAGACCACCGATGGAGTTTTCGGACCCTGGACGGCGTGGCAACCCTGCAACAACGACGACGGCGCGGACGGCGTGAGCTCATGCTTGTGTCGCTCCAGGTCTTGCGACAGCCCCGCCACTCGATGTGGAGGCAAGAGCTGCGAGGGCCCCACCATCGAAGTCTCCAACTGCTCCAG AAATGGAGGCTGGACACCCTGGTCGTCATGGGGACTGTGCAGCACGACCTGTGGTACGGGATTCGAGCTGCGCCAGCGCTCCTGCAACAACCCGTCGCCCCGCCACGGggggcgtgtgtgcgtggggccCGGCAGAGATGAGAG GTTCTGCAACGAAGGCGCTTCCTGTCCTCAGCCCATCTTCTGGTCCCCGTGGGCCTCCTGGACCAAGTGCAGCACCGAGTGTGGGGGAGGCGTCCACTCCAGGGTCCGTACCTGTGAGAACGGCAACAGCTGCCAGGGATGTGCCCTG GGAGCAGGCGGCGGGAACGGAGCGGCCTTCGGACGAGCGCCGGACGGGACAG GCGGCTGGATGGCCTGGTCGCTGTGGTCGGCCTGCGACAAGTCGGGCCTGCAGATGAGGAACCGGCCGTGTGGCGTTCAGGGCAACGTTCCTTGCGTGGGGAACAGCACTCAGCGCAGAGACTGCAATGAAATACCCG TCATTCTCCCCGCATCTGGTTTTGATAAGGAGCAGCACTGCGGGG CATTCACCTCCATCCACCTGATCGCCACCggcgtttcctgtttcctcgGGGCGGGCCTGCTGTCCTTTCTGATCTACGTCTACTGCCAGCGTGTCCATAAGCCTTCGCAGGAGTCGGCCATCATTCACCCCACCACCCCCAACCACCTCAACTACAAGGGCAACACCACGCCAAAGAACGAGAAGTACACGCCCATGGAGTTCAAG ACGCTGAACAAAAATAACCTGCTGCCGGATGAAAGATCAAACTTCTACCCGGCGCCGCTCCAGCAGACGAACGTCTACACGACCACCTATTACCCCGCCGCCCTCGGCAAATACGACTACCAGCCCAATTCCTCCCCTTCGCCCTGCAGAACCTACAACCACAGCAACAACAGCTGA